A region from the Medicago truncatula cultivar Jemalong A17 chromosome 6, MtrunA17r5.0-ANR, whole genome shotgun sequence genome encodes:
- the LOC112422815 gene encoding uncharacterized protein produces the protein MLSSRRRRNVICSVLVDGERIEGVHPIRQAMFNHFSQHFQAQDVERPSISNLQFQTLSVGEEGSLIQPFSEGEVKEAIWDCDSFKSSGPDGVSFGFIKEFWSELKVDVMRFVSEFHRNGKLAKGINATFIVLIPKVDNPQRLNDFRLISLVGSMYKILAKFLVNRLRVVMSSVVAETQSAFVKNRQILDGILIANEIVDEARKDKKELMLFKVDFEKAYDSVD, from the coding sequence ATGTTGTCGTCGCGTCGGCGCCGAAACGTTATTTGCTCTGTACTGGTAGACGGTGAGAGGATTGAAGGGGTTCATCCAATTAGACAGGCGATGTTCAATCATTTTTCGCAACATTTTCAGGCGCAGGATGTGGAGAGACCCAGTATTTCTAATCTTCAGTTTCAGACTCTATCGGTGGGGGAGGAAGGCAGTTTAATTCAACCTTTTTCGGAGGGTGAAGTTAAGGAGGCTATTTGGGATTGTGATAGTTTTAAAAGCTCGGGCCCGGATGGAGTCAGTTTTGGTTTTATAAAAGAATTCTGGTCTGAGCTGAAAGTTGACGTGATGAGGTTTGTTTCCGAGTTTCACAGGAATGGTAAGTTGGCTAAAGGTATTAATGCAACTTTCATCGTGCTTATTCCGAAGGTGGATAATCCTCAGAGGTTAAATGATTTTCGTCTGATATCCTTGGTGGGAAGTATGTATAAAATTTTAGCAAAGTTCTTAGTTAACAGATTGAGGGTAGTGATGAGTAGTGTGGTGGCGGAGACGCAGTCTGCTTTTGTTAAAAATCGCCAAATTCTTGACGGTATCCTTATTGCTAATGAGATTGTTGATGAGGCTCGTAAGGATAAGAAGGAACTCATGTTAtttaaagtggattttgaaaaagcatATGATTCTGTTGACTAG